GGTACACGGCCAACGAAGCCAGGGACGCCCTGGTGGAGGCGGCCGCCCACGTTTCGCCAGACGCTGACGTGGAGGCCTGGATCAAGGGAGCGCTTCGCTTCCTTGGGTCGCAGTGAGGGGGTGAGTCCGCGTGGATGAACGGATGATGACCTCGGCCAAGCGGCCTGAGGATCGGGAGGCCGAATGGAGCCTGCGGCCGCGAACGCTGCGGGAATACATCGGCCAGGACAAGTTGAAAGAGAATCTGACCGTCTTCATACAGGCGGCTCTGGGACGGCGGGAACCGCTGGATCACGTCCTGCTCTACGGACCGCCCGGTTTAGGAAAAACGACGCTGGCCCAGATCATCGCCCAGGAGTTAGGTGTCCAGTTACGGGTCACCTCCGGGCCGGCGATTGAACGGCCGGGCGATCTGGCCGCCATTTTAACGAATCTGCAGCCGATGGACGTCCTTTTTATCGACGAGATCCATCGTCTCAACCGGGCCGTCGAGGAAGTGCTCTACCCGGCTATGGAGGACTTTTGTCTGGACATCGTCATCGGGAAGGGACCGGCTGCCCGGTCAATCCGCATCGACCTGCCCCGGTTTACCCTGGTGGGCGCCACGACGCGGGCGGGGATGCTCACGTCTCCCCTCCGGGACCGCTTCGGCGTCATCCACCGCCTGGAATACTACCGGCCCGACGAGTTGGAGTTTATCATCCTGCGGGCCGCCACCATCCTCGGCGTCACTGCCGAGCCAGAAGGCGCCCGGGAGATCGCGCTCCGTTCGCGGGGAACGCCCCGCATCGCCAACCGGCTGCTCAAGCGGGTCCGCGATTATGCTCAGGTGCTTTCGGACGGTGTGGTCACGGCGGAGGTGGCGCGGGAAGCCTTGCGGCGTTTGGAGGTCGATCCGCGCGGCCTCGATACGACAGACCAGCGGCTGCTAGAGGCGCTGATCCGCAAATTTGCCGGCGGGCCGGTCGGCGTGGAGACCCTGGCGGCTTCGGTCAGTGAGTCGGTGGATACGGTCGAGGATGTCGTCGAACCCTACCTGATGCAACTCGGATTCTTGAACCGGACGCCCCGCGGCCGGATGGCCACCATCGCTGCCTGTGAGCATCTGGGGTTGCCTGTGCCCGCAGGATTGCTGGCGCTCCAGGATGGGCGCCCGGCCGTTTTGCCGGCGGGAACAGGCGAGACGGCCTCAACGGCTGCCGGCTTATCGGCGGAACAGGCGGCCTTATCCTTTGACGAGTAGGTGACCGTGATGCGGCTACTCTTGCACACCTGCTGCGCCCCTTGCGGCATTGTCCCCTTCGATGTCCTGCGCGAGGAAGGGCATGCAGTGACAGCCTATTACTACAACCCGAATATCCACCCCTACAAGGAGTTTCTCCGGCGCAAAGAGACGTTGGAAGGCTATGCCGCATCGATCCGCTTGCCCTTGATCGTGGAAGAGGAGTATGCGCTGGAGGACTTCCTGGGGCGGGTGGCCGCCGATCCGGCGGGCCGCTGTCCCCACTGTTACGACCTGCGCCTTCGCAAGACGGCGCAAAAGGCGCGGGAACTTGGTATGGAAGGCTTCAGCACCACCCTGCTGATCAGCCCATATCAGGACCATGAGACCCTGCGCCGCGCCGGTGAGGCAGCCGGCCGCGAGGCGGGCGTGCCCTTCGTCTATGCCGACTTCCGGCCCCGTTTCCGAGAAGGCCAGCAGCGGGCGCGAGAACTGGAACTCTACCGGCAGCCCTACTGCGGCTGCATCTATAGCGAGAAGGACCGGTACTACAAGCCCAAAGGAGGGTCAAAGCGGTGATCGACGGAGGTTCCTTCGGCAAATGGCTCATGGTGGCCGGCGCCGGACTGCTGCTGCTGGGCGGATTGTTCTGGCTGCTCAGCCAGTTCGTCTCCCTTGGGAGACTGCCCGGCGACATCTCTTGGCAGAAGGGGAACTTCAGCTTCCACTTCCCCTTGGCCAGCAGCCTCCTGATCAGCCTGTTGTTGACGATCCTGTTGAACCTGTTTTTTCGCAGATAGGATAATTTACCCCTAGAAAAATTGTCCTGGACCCGAACAAATATAATAAAGAAGGTGACACCTTGGCATCCCTGTTTGGCAGCAGCGTCTTCGCATCGAGGAATCAGGAGCCTGAGAACCTTCTTGTTCGAGCCCGGGAGGGGGACGAGTGTTCCCGCAACGCCTTGATCCGGAAGTTTACCCCTTTTGTGCTGAGGGTCACCTCCCAGACGAGCGGACGGTATGTTCGCTTGGGCAGCGATGACGAGGCAAGCATCGCTCTGATTGCGTTTAACGAAGCAATCACAAGCTACCGGGAAGAGAAGGGTGTTTCCTTTTTGTCCTTTGCTGAGACGGTGATCCGTCGTCGCTTGATCGATTATTTTCGCAAGTCGACGCGGAGCCAGAAGGAGATCCCGCTGTCGGCCTTCGATTATGAATCGGAGGATGACACGGGGGAGGAAGGGAACAACCGGATGGAGATCAGGCAGGCGACGGCGGCCTATATGGCTGAGTCGGAAGCGAACGACCGCAGGACCGAGATCCTCTATTACAACAAACTGCTGCTGGAATACGGCATCCGGTTCAGCGATCTGGTCGAACTGGCGCCGAAGCATGAAGATGCCCGCAGGCGGGCGATTCAGGTGGCCCGGCAAGTCGCCGAAACACCGGCGTACCGCGAATACCTGAAACTCAAAGGCTCGCTGCCCCTGAAGGAACTGGAGCGGGATGTCGATGTGAGCCGAAAAACGCTGGAGCGACAGCGGAAATACATCATCGCCGTCGCCATTATTTTCATGGAGAAACTGGAGCATTTAAAGGAATACATAGACAAGGAGTGATTCCCGGCAAGGGACGGAGAACGTCCACCGGGATACACCGTGTCTGATGATTCCAACGACAGGAGGTCGGCCGCCAAGTGGATCAACGCGGCGTGGTGCTGGAGATTGAGGGGGATGAGGCGATTGTCCTCACCCCCAGCGGCGAATTCCGGCGCCAGCGCATTTCCCATCCCAAGCCGGAGATTGGCGATGAAATCCCCCTGTCTTCGGGAAAGAAGAATCATGTTCACACAAAGGGGCGGTGGTCCAGCGCGCCCTGGCACTGGATGACGACAGCTGTCGCCGCTGCAGTGCTTCTAATGGTCAACCTGACTGGTTTCGGCGGGCTTGGCAGTCAGCCCCTTCAGGAACCTGCCACAGACGGTGAGGCAGGCGCCGTCCTCCTTGTGACGGATCAAGCGCCGCCGCAAGGACTGGCCGTCAAGTTCGTCACTGTCGACATCAACCCGTCCATTGAACTGGCATTGAATGAAGAAAACAGGGTTATCGTCTCCCGTCCCCTCAATGATGACGGAAAAAAACTGCTCCAGGCGGAAACGCTGGACGGGCTTGACGCGGAAGAAGCGGTTTCCCGGATCACCAATGAGGCGATCCAGCAGGGGTTCCTGTCTCCTTCTCGCGATAACGCTGTAGTCATCGCCGTCGCCGGAGAGGATCGTCCCGTTGAAGGGAAGGGCAGCCTGGAATCCCGGTTGCGTGATTCGACGCTGCGCCTGCTGCCGCAAGACACGTCATCAACCAAGCGGGTTCAGGTCGTCCGGGCGCCTGCCGACGCCAGGGAAAAAGCGAGGCAAATCGGTTTGTCTGTCGGCAAGTACGCTGTTTTCTTGGAAGCCCTCGATCGCGGGCTGGATGTGCAAGCAGCCGATTTGAAAAAGGCGTCCATCACCAATGTCATTGCTGCTGCCGGCGGGGATCCCCTGGATGTCCTGCAAGGCGCTGCCGTGGAACAGGACCTGGCAGGCAAGGAGGCAAGGCATCAGGAACGTCTCAAGGAAGCCCTTCAGGAAGAGGCCGAGAGTGCAACGACCGGTGTCAGCGTGAATTTACCGCCGGCCCCATCATTGCCAGGCGCTTCTCAATCCGCCCCCATCGCCGCTGGAGCGAAGACGCCCGAAGAGACTGCGCCTTCGAGTGAGCCGGCGATTGAACCCCCGACTGAAACTCCAGTCGACTCCCCGATTGATCCCCCAGCTAACCTCCCGAGTGAACCTCCGTCTGCCCCCCCGGCTGAACTTCCAGTTGATCCTTATAACACCCATTTGCCCGAAGTTACTGCTCCCGAGCCTGGCGCTCCCCTTTCTGGCCCCGAATCAAGTCCTGGGCAAACCGATCAGGCGCACCAGGCCGGAATGTCCGGTCTTCCACCGGAAGAGTCCACTGCGCCTCCCCCTGTTCCCGATGATAAGCCTCCAGAATTTTCGGGGGTTGCAGGTTCTCGGGAAACGCATCAACAAATAAAGAGAAAAGTCATGTAGGTTCCCCATCGTTTCCAAAATGGCCAATTATTCCATTGGAAGGACTGCTGAGCGATTCGGCAGTTCTTTCTTTTTTGATGAAAAAGGCGGGCGGACAGGAAAGTGCCGCCAATTTGTCGAAAGCAAAGGAGGGTGATTCTGCCGAAAGGAGACCAGTGACGAATGAGCGTCAACAAAAGAACAGCATTGGCGATACTTCTGGCCCTTTTTTCCGTTTTCTCCCTGTCAACCGGCCTAGGTCCCGCCGTCGCAGCCGACAGGGAGGACAGGTTCGAACTCCGCGTGCTGATCGATCAGCGCTCTTCCGTCGATATCAGAGTGTTGTCCGGTACATATCAGTGGTATGATGAGGACTTGAAAACCCAGGTGGAAACCGTCTCTCCCTCCGATGGATGGCGCGCTTCCGCTGCCGGCTCGACCGTCCGATTGGAGAAAAACGGCCGTTCGCTGGCCAAGGCCTATGGCGGTCCCTTGTTGCTTCAAGCCATGGGCGCCGGCGAGAATAAGATCGAAGTGAACGGTAAAAAATACCGGGGTAGTTTGCGTCTCTATCACCTCCGCTCCCAGGGCGCCAACAGCATGGCGCTGATCAATGTAATCGATGTGGAATCCTATCTCTGCGGCGTGGTCGGGCAGGAAATCGGAATGAACGCCCCGGAAGAGGCGATGAAGGCCCAGGCTGTTGTCTCTCGCACCTACGCCTTGCAGCAGCGGGAGCGTCGAAGGCAGACCGGCGAGTATTACGACCTGCGCGCCGACCAGGGGAGCCAGGTGTATAAGGGTGTCGATGGAGAACAGGCAAATGTCCTCAAGGCTGTTGATGACACGCGCGGACAGGTGATCACCTTCGATGGAACCATCATTGAAGCCGTTTTTCATTCCAACAGCGGAGGGTATACGGAAGACGCCCGCTTGGTCTGGAACAGCGACGTGCCTTACCTGCGCGGCGTCCCTGCTCCGGAAGACCGGTATGCCGAAGAGTGGGGCGGAACAGCGGCGCTCGCCTACCACTGGCGGAAAAACCTCACGCCGGCCGAGATTGCCCGGAAGACCCAATCCCTGACCGGGAGGGATCCGGGAGAGGTTCAGCGCTTGCGCATCGTTGAGACAAGCCGCTCCGGCCGTGTAACCCGCCTGGAGGTCGTGGGAACGCGAGGAACCATCTCAATCGACCGGACGAAAGTTCGCCAACTGTTGGATACGCCGTCCACCAAGTTTACCCTCGCCGATGACAGTGGCAACTATGTAGCCCTGGGCTACGGCGCCGAAGGCATGAAAAAGAACGCCCTCCCCGCAGGCGGGACCTACGCGATCAACTCGTCGGGAGTGGCGGCGGTGAGTGGTGACTTTTATGTCATCACCCCTGATGGAATCGGTCCGGCGCCCAAAGCGCAGTCGACGACGGCTGCGGGGACCATTGTCATCGACGGTTACGGTTACGGTCATGGCGTGGGCATGAGCCAGTGGGGCGCCATGGGGCTGGCCCGCAACGGCAAAAGATACACGGAAATCATCGAGCATTATTACAACGCTGATCGCCGCGACGGAAGGCTGCTGATCACAAGCAACTGGGGGAAATGATGGAAGTCGCGCTTTATGATTACGAACTGCCCAAGGAAGCGATCGCCCAAACGCCGGTGGAGCCGAGGGACGCTTCTCGCTTGATGGTCCTCCAACGGCGGACCGGCGCCGTTGACCACCGGATCTTTCGAGATCTCGTCCATATCCTGCACCCCGGAGACCTGTTGGTGGTCAACCGCACCCGGGTGATTCCTGCCCGCCTGTATGGGAAAAAACGCGACAGCGACGTGACCGTCGAGATCGTCTTGCTGACGCCCAGAGGCGATGATCGCTGGGAGGTGCTTGTACGGCCGGGGCGGCGGCTGAAACCGGGGGTTTTTGTCGACTTTGGAGAAGGCCGCTTGGCCGCTGAGATTCTGGAGACGACTGATTTTGGCGGACGGGTCGTCCGCTTTCATTACAAGGGGGACTTCGATACCCTCATCGATGAGATCGGCCAGATGCCGTTGCCGCCGTACATCGAAACCGCCTTGCCCCAGCAAGAGGCGGAACGCTATCAGACAGTGTACAGCCAGGAACGGGGCTCCGCAGCGGCCCCCACAGCAGGGCTCCACTTCACCCCGCAACTGCTGGAGGATCTGAAAATGCGGGGGATAGAAACCACCTCGGTGCTGCTTCACGTGGGGCTCGGCACCTTCCGGCCGGTGCAAGTCGACCGGATTGAGGAGCACAAGATGCACTCCGAGTTCTTTCAGGTCGACCCTGAGGCCGCCGAGGCTATCGCAAAGGCCAAGCAGGAAGGGCGCCGCGTCATCGCCGTCGGCACCACCGTCGCCCGCACCCTCGAAACCGCCGCCGGCCTTAACAACGGAACCGTCGCCGCTGGAGCCGGCTGGACAGACATCTTCATCTATCCCGGCTACAAGTTCCAGTGCATCGACGGCCTGATCACCAACTTCCACCTCCCCCGTTCCACCCTGCTCATGCTCGTCTCCGCCTTCGCCGGCCGCGAGCACATCCTGGCCGCCTACCAGGAGGCATTGGAGAAGGGATACCGTTTCTTCAGTTTTGGAGACGCGATGCTGATCATTTAAAATAACGAGGAGGATGCACTTGACCGCCGCAGTCCGCTACGAACTGATCAAAGAATGCACCCGCACAAGCGCCCGGGCGGGGATCCTACATACCCCCCACGGTTCCTTCGAAACGCCCATTTTCATGCCCGTCGGCACCCAGGCGACCGTCAAGACCATGACGCCGGAAGAGGTGCGCGAACTGGGCGCCGGCATCATCCTGTCGAACACCTACCACCTCTACCTGCGTCCCGGCTCCGACCTGGTCCGCGAAGCCGGCGGCCTGCACAAATTCATGAACTGGCCTCACGGCATCCTGACCGACTCCGGGGGATTCCAGGTCTTCAGTCTCGGCCCGCTGCGCAAGATCACCGAGGAAGGGGTCCGTTTCAAGAGTCACATCGACGGTTCGGAACACTTCTTCACCCCCGAAAAATCGATCCAGATCCAGATGGACCTGGGCGCCGACATCATCATGGCCTTTGATGAGTGCCCGCCCTATCCAGCGGAACGGGAGTACGCCCAAAAATCGCTGGAGATGACGACCCGGTGGGCGAAACGCTGCCGCGCCGCCCATACCCGGGAGGATCAGGCGCTCTTCGCCATCACCCAAGGCGGCATGTACGCCGACCTGCGCAAGGAAAGCGCCGCCCGCCTGGTCGAACTCGACTTCCCCGGCTACGGCATCGGCGGTTTGAGTGTCGGCGAGCCGAAGCCCCTCATGTACGAGATGCTCGACGCCACGGTCCCTGAACTGCCGAAGAACAAGGCCCGTTACCTGATGGGGGTTGGCAGCCCGGACTGCCTCTGGGAAGGTGTCGAGCGAGGCGTCGATATGTTCGACTGTGTGTTGCCCACCCGGGTGGCCCGCAACGGGCTTGCTTTCACGTCCCATGGCAAGGTGGTCATTCGCAACGCTGAACATGCCCGCGATTTTGAGCGCCTTGACCCCGAGTGCAGTTGCTACACATGCCGCCATTACAGCCGCGCCTACCTGCGCCATCTCTACAAGGCGGAGGAGATCCTCGTCTACCGCCTGTTGACCATTCACAACCTGCACATGCTCCTCAACCTGATGCGCAACATCCGGCAGTCCATCCTGGAGAACCGTTTTCAGGAAGCCAAAAAAGCCTTCTTTGACAAATACGGGGAGGAAAAGGGGCAGTAAGTCACGAACAAAAAGGCGTCAAAACCCCTGGAAGCATGGTTATCTAAGAACATCCTAGGAAGGAGGGTTTGCCGCCATGATGGATTCGTCGCTCCTGCTGGTCTACCTGGCAGCCATGTTCGGCCTCTTCTACTACCTCTTCATCCGTCCCCAGAAGAAGGCGCAAAAAGAACACAAGGAAATGATCGACAAGCTGAGGGTGCATGAAAGAGTCTTGACCGCAGCCGGCATCTACGGCGTCATCACGGAAGTGGGCGAAGATACGGTCACCGTGAAGATCGCCGAAGGTGTTCAGGTCGATTTTGCCAAGACAGCCATCCTGCGTGTCGTGGATAATAATTGAAATAATTCCTCGCCTTTGACAAATTACTGCAAAAAGTTTACATTATTAACAGGAATTCTGGAATCTAGGTCGAATATGGATCGACAGAAAAGGAATCCGTTATTATGTGACTGTTTTGCAGTGTTGATCTGTCGAAGGGAGGAGGAAACATGGACACTTCGGTGCTTTTGCGCCGAATTCAGCGTAAGCGCAAGGAATTGGATCGATTGGCCCGAAAATTCGATAGCCGCAACCTGACGAGTGGTGATGTGTATCGAAAGTCCTGCGAACTCGACCGGCTGATTGTCGAATACATGCGCACCAACCGTCAGTTGGAACTCGATTTTCCGGATTTTCTTCCTGGCCGCTGAGCAAACTACTCAGCGGCTTATTTTACGTCCTTCCCCCAAGGGGAAGGCGAATGTCAAGAGGGAGATATCCATGACAGTCGACATCCAGGCGATTCGAGAAAATCCTGAAGTCAGGGCTTACATCGAAAAAGGCGATGAGCGCCTCAGCGTGCTCGGATTCACCGAACATGGTTTGCGACACTCCGCTCATGTGAGCGCCCAGGCGGAAGAGATCCTTTCCCACCTGAACTACCCGCAACGGTTTGCCGAACTGGCGGCCATCGCCGGCTACATGCACGACATCGGCAACGCCGTCAGCCGGGACAGCCACGCCCAGATCGGCGCCTTGCTGGCCCGCAGCATCCTGCGGGACATGAAGATGGACTTTCGGGAAATCGCTGAAGTGATGGCTGCCATCGGCAACCATGACGAGACGGTGGGACAGGTGATGAACGTCGCAGGCGCCGCCCTCATCCTGGCCGACAAGAGCGACGTCCACTACCGCCGGGTCCGGAATAAGGAACGTGTCGCTTTTGATATCCATGATCGCGTCAACTACGCCGTCCGGGATTCAAAACTCGTCCTGGAGGGGGCAGATATCTCCTTGACCCTGAGAACAGACCCTGACATCAGCCCTGTCCTCGACTACTTCGAGATTTTCTTGCCGCGGATGGTCATGTGCCGGCGGGCAGCGGCTTTCTTGAACTGCCGCTTTCACTTAATCATCAATGATGCAAAGATGCTCTAGTTAATTTTTGTAACCCTAGCGCTTCCGTTTGACATTCTTTGAGATTTGGGAGTATAATTCGAATTGTTTCGTATTCCCTGGCAATCATCCGTAGAAAAAAAGCAAACCTTTGCAAGGAGGCAGCGGGCAAAAAATGAATGCACGCAAACTGCTCCAACTGGTGGCCCTGATTTTGGTTGTGGCCATCGCTGCCGCGCTCAGTTACAACCCGATTGTGAAGAACACGAAGCTCGGGTTGGACCTGCAAGGCGGTCTACATGTGGTCCTTCAGGCGGTAGAGACGCCGGACCACAAGGTAACCCAGGAAGAGATGCAGCAGGTTCATGCGATCATGGAGCAACGGATCAATGGCTTGGGTGTCGCCGAACCGTTGATCCAGTTGGAAGGCGCCAATCGCCTGATCATTGAACTCGCAGGGATCCAGGATCCCGATAAAGCCGTCGACCTGATCGGCAAAACGGCCGTGTTGACCTTTCGGACAGCCGACGGTCAAACAGTCATTGAGGGCAAGGACCTCAAAGAAGCGAAAGAGGCCTTGGAACCGGGAAGCAAAATGGCCACTGTTCAGCTGACCCTCAACAGCGAAGGCGCCAAGAAGTTCGCTGATGTCACCCGCGTAAACGTGGGCAAACCGATCGGAATCTATCTCGACGAAGACCTCCTGCAAAACCCAACTGTTACTGAAGCGATTACAGGCGGACAAGCCCGCATCACCGGCTACGGGTCGTTGGAAGACGCGCGACGCATCGCCCTGCTCCTAAATTCGGGCGCCCTGCCCGTCAAGATGGAGATGGTCGAAAAGCGCACCGTCGGTCCCACCCTGGGCGCTGAAAGCTTGGAGAAGAGCAAGGCAGCAGCCATGATCGGCGTCGGTCTCATCTTCGCCTTTATGTTCCTGTACTATCGCGTTCCCGGCTTTGTGGCCATCGTGTCCCTGATCCTCTACTCGGTGATCGTCATCGGCATCCTAACTATGCTGAACGCCACATGGACGTTGCCAGGCATCGCCGGTTTTCTCCTGTCCCTTGGCGTAGCCGTTGATGCTAACGTGATTATTTACGAGCGGCTGAAAGAGGAGCTTCGGGACGGCAAAACCTTGCGCACGGCCATTGAAGACGGCTTCCAGCGCGCCTTCACCACCATTCTTGATTCCAACGTGACTACCCTGATCTCCATCGCCATCCTCTACTATCTTGGCACCGGTCCCCTTCGCGGCTTTGCCGTCACCCTGGGCATCGGTATCCTCACCAGCATGTTCACGGCGCTTAGCTTCACCCGGGTGCTGTTGCGTTCTGCTGGCGGAAGCGGCCTCTTCAACAACAAAAAACTCTACGGAGCCTGATAGGAGGGAGACCCGGACATGGAAATCATCGGTCGCCGCAAAATCTGGTACGCCCTATCCCTGCTGATCCTGATCCCTGGGTTGATCTCCCTGATGCTCCAAGGGTTGAACCTCGGGATCGATTTCAAAGGCGGTTCCATGCTGCAAATGCAATTTGAAAAAGCAGTCACCGTCGAACAGGTCCGCGCCGTTCTGGACAAGGCGGAAATCGCTTCCGCTTCCATCCAGTTGGCAGAAGGGAACAATGTCATCGTCCGGACGCATACGATGGAACAAGGTAAACGGAACGAACTGGTCAGTTCGATGAAAGCCCAACTGGGTAATTTGACGGTTGAACGGGACGAAAACGTGGGTCCCATCATCGGCAAGGAACTGACCCGCAACGCCCTGCTGGCTTTGTTGCTCGCTATCATCGGCATGGTCGCCTATATCTCTGTCCGCTTTGAATTTAAATTCGCTATCGCCGCCATCATCGCACTGCTCCATGACATCATGGTGGTGACAGGCCTCTTCTCCATCTTCCAAATCGAAGTGGATAGTTCCTTTGTGGCTGCCATCCTCACCGTCTTCGGTTACTCCATCAATGACACCATCGTCATCTTTGACCGCATCCGGGAGAACCTGCGCAAGAAGAAAA
This genomic window from Heliomicrobium undosum contains:
- the ruvB gene encoding Holliday junction branch migration DNA helicase RuvB, with the protein product MDERMMTSAKRPEDREAEWSLRPRTLREYIGQDKLKENLTVFIQAALGRREPLDHVLLYGPPGLGKTTLAQIIAQELGVQLRVTSGPAIERPGDLAAILTNLQPMDVLFIDEIHRLNRAVEEVLYPAMEDFCLDIVIGKGPAARSIRIDLPRFTLVGATTRAGMLTSPLRDRFGVIHRLEYYRPDELEFIILRAATILGVTAEPEGAREIALRSRGTPRIANRLLKRVRDYAQVLSDGVVTAEVAREALRRLEVDPRGLDTTDQRLLEALIRKFAGGPVGVETLAASVSESVDTVEDVVEPYLMQLGFLNRTPRGRMATIAACEHLGLPVPAGLLALQDGRPAVLPAGTGETASTAAGLSAEQAALSFDE
- a CDS encoding epoxyqueuosine reductase QueH produces the protein MRLLLHTCCAPCGIVPFDVLREEGHAVTAYYYNPNIHPYKEFLRRKETLEGYAASIRLPLIVEEEYALEDFLGRVAADPAGRCPHCYDLRLRKTAQKARELGMEGFSTTLLISPYQDHETLRRAGEAAGREAGVPFVYADFRPRFREGQQRARELELYRQPYCGCIYSEKDRYYKPKGGSKR
- a CDS encoding DUF2905 domain-containing protein, yielding MIDGGSFGKWLMVAGAGLLLLGGLFWLLSQFVSLGRLPGDISWQKGNFSFHFPLASSLLISLLLTILLNLFFRR
- the sigI gene encoding RNA polymerase sigma factor SigI; this translates as MASLFGSSVFASRNQEPENLLVRAREGDECSRNALIRKFTPFVLRVTSQTSGRYVRLGSDDEASIALIAFNEAITSYREEKGVSFLSFAETVIRRRLIDYFRKSTRSQKEIPLSAFDYESEDDTGEEGNNRMEIRQATAAYMAESEANDRRTEILYYNKLLLEYGIRFSDLVELAPKHEDARRRAIQVARQVAETPAYREYLKLKGSLPLKELERDVDVSRKTLERQRKYIIAVAIIFMEKLEHLKEYIDKE
- a CDS encoding anti-sigma factor domain-containing protein, with product MDQRGVVLEIEGDEAIVLTPSGEFRRQRISHPKPEIGDEIPLSSGKKNHVHTKGRWSSAPWHWMTTAVAAAVLLMVNLTGFGGLGSQPLQEPATDGEAGAVLLVTDQAPPQGLAVKFVTVDINPSIELALNEENRVIVSRPLNDDGKKLLQAETLDGLDAEEAVSRITNEAIQQGFLSPSRDNAVVIAVAGEDRPVEGKGSLESRLRDSTLRLLPQDTSSTKRVQVVRAPADAREKARQIGLSVGKYAVFLEALDRGLDVQAADLKKASITNVIAAAGGDPLDVLQGAAVEQDLAGKEARHQERLKEALQEEAESATTGVSVNLPPAPSLPGASQSAPIAAGAKTPEETAPSSEPAIEPPTETPVDSPIDPPANLPSEPPSAPPAELPVDPYNTHLPEVTAPEPGAPLSGPESSPGQTDQAHQAGMSGLPPEESTAPPPVPDDKPPEFSGVAGSRETHQQIKRKVM
- a CDS encoding SpoIID/LytB domain-containing protein, which translates into the protein MSVNKRTALAILLALFSVFSLSTGLGPAVAADREDRFELRVLIDQRSSVDIRVLSGTYQWYDEDLKTQVETVSPSDGWRASAAGSTVRLEKNGRSLAKAYGGPLLLQAMGAGENKIEVNGKKYRGSLRLYHLRSQGANSMALINVIDVESYLCGVVGQEIGMNAPEEAMKAQAVVSRTYALQQRERRRQTGEYYDLRADQGSQVYKGVDGEQANVLKAVDDTRGQVITFDGTIIEAVFHSNSGGYTEDARLVWNSDVPYLRGVPAPEDRYAEEWGGTAALAYHWRKNLTPAEIARKTQSLTGRDPGEVQRLRIVETSRSGRVTRLEVVGTRGTISIDRTKVRQLLDTPSTKFTLADDSGNYVALGYGAEGMKKNALPAGGTYAINSSGVAAVSGDFYVITPDGIGPAPKAQSTTAAGTIVIDGYGYGHGVGMSQWGAMGLARNGKRYTEIIEHYYNADRRDGRLLITSNWGK
- the queA gene encoding tRNA preQ1(34) S-adenosylmethionine ribosyltransferase-isomerase QueA, encoding MEVALYDYELPKEAIAQTPVEPRDASRLMVLQRRTGAVDHRIFRDLVHILHPGDLLVVNRTRVIPARLYGKKRDSDVTVEIVLLTPRGDDRWEVLVRPGRRLKPGVFVDFGEGRLAAEILETTDFGGRVVRFHYKGDFDTLIDEIGQMPLPPYIETALPQQEAERYQTVYSQERGSAAAPTAGLHFTPQLLEDLKMRGIETTSVLLHVGLGTFRPVQVDRIEEHKMHSEFFQVDPEAAEAIAKAKQEGRRVIAVGTTVARTLETAAGLNNGTVAAGAGWTDIFIYPGYKFQCIDGLITNFHLPRSTLLMLVSAFAGREHILAAYQEALEKGYRFFSFGDAMLII
- the tgt gene encoding tRNA guanosine(34) transglycosylase Tgt yields the protein MTAAVRYELIKECTRTSARAGILHTPHGSFETPIFMPVGTQATVKTMTPEEVRELGAGIILSNTYHLYLRPGSDLVREAGGLHKFMNWPHGILTDSGGFQVFSLGPLRKITEEGVRFKSHIDGSEHFFTPEKSIQIQMDLGADIIMAFDECPPYPAEREYAQKSLEMTTRWAKRCRAAHTREDQALFAITQGGMYADLRKESAARLVELDFPGYGIGGLSVGEPKPLMYEMLDATVPELPKNKARYLMGVGSPDCLWEGVERGVDMFDCVLPTRVARNGLAFTSHGKVVIRNAEHARDFERLDPECSCYTCRHYSRAYLRHLYKAEEILVYRLLTIHNLHMLLNLMRNIRQSILENRFQEAKKAFFDKYGEEKGQ
- the yajC gene encoding preprotein translocase subunit YajC; this encodes MMDSSLLLVYLAAMFGLFYYLFIRPQKKAQKEHKEMIDKLRVHERVLTAAGIYGVITEVGEDTVTVKIAEGVQVDFAKTAILRVVDNN
- a CDS encoding aspartyl-phosphate phosphatase Spo0E family protein, coding for MDTSVLLRRIQRKRKELDRLARKFDSRNLTSGDVYRKSCELDRLIVEYMRTNRQLELDFPDFLPGR
- a CDS encoding HD domain-containing protein produces the protein MTVDIQAIRENPEVRAYIEKGDERLSVLGFTEHGLRHSAHVSAQAEEILSHLNYPQRFAELAAIAGYMHDIGNAVSRDSHAQIGALLARSILRDMKMDFREIAEVMAAIGNHDETVGQVMNVAGAALILADKSDVHYRRVRNKERVAFDIHDRVNYAVRDSKLVLEGADISLTLRTDPDISPVLDYFEIFLPRMVMCRRAAAFLNCRFHLIINDAKML
- the secD gene encoding protein translocase subunit SecD, which gives rise to MNARKLLQLVALILVVAIAAALSYNPIVKNTKLGLDLQGGLHVVLQAVETPDHKVTQEEMQQVHAIMEQRINGLGVAEPLIQLEGANRLIIELAGIQDPDKAVDLIGKTAVLTFRTADGQTVIEGKDLKEAKEALEPGSKMATVQLTLNSEGAKKFADVTRVNVGKPIGIYLDEDLLQNPTVTEAITGGQARITGYGSLEDARRIALLLNSGALPVKMEMVEKRTVGPTLGAESLEKSKAAAMIGVGLIFAFMFLYYRVPGFVAIVSLILYSVIVIGILTMLNATWTLPGIAGFLLSLGVAVDANVIIYERLKEELRDGKTLRTAIEDGFQRAFTTILDSNVTTLISIAILYYLGTGPLRGFAVTLGIGILTSMFTALSFTRVLLRSAGGSGLFNNKKLYGA